One window of bacterium genomic DNA carries:
- a CDS encoding dihydrodipicolinate synthase family protein, which translates to MDSNFYGIYAALLTPFNEKGDVCKKRLKGLVRFLISKGIDGLYVCGSSGEGLLMDVEERKKVSEIVKEETGDRVRVIVHVGGALNTKNAVELAKHAEMIRADGVSSIPPIYYKFSFSEMYEYYREIAESTSLPFFIYYIPENTGMNISIEEFLKLADIKNIIGLKYTGFDLYTLQKILTEAKRWIAFAGHDGVFLPALTMGFVGCIGSTQNLLPELFVEIYKSFKAGDIKRAMELQRKVVVAVFLKNRYGNIAYWKSVLKFRGIDAGYARGPFKERLNDVEEKSFYKEWKKEFPEYIV; encoded by the coding sequence ATGGATAGTAATTTTTACGGTATCTATGCAGCACTTTTAACTCCTTTTAATGAGAAAGGGGATGTCTGTAAAAAACGGTTGAAAGGGCTTGTAAGATTTCTTATATCAAAAGGGATAGATGGGTTATATGTATGTGGTAGTTCAGGTGAAGGGTTATTGATGGATGTTGAGGAGAGAAAAAAAGTATCAGAGATAGTAAAGGAAGAGACAGGGGATAGGGTGAGGGTTATTGTCCATGTAGGAGGTGCTCTAAATACAAAAAATGCAGTTGAACTTGCAAAACATGCAGAGATGATAAGAGCAGATGGAGTGAGTTCTATCCCACCTATATATTATAAGTTCAGTTTCAGTGAGATGTATGAGTATTACAGGGAGATAGCAGAAAGCACCTCATTACCATTTTTTATCTATTACATTCCTGAAAACACAGGGATGAATATTTCTATTGAAGAGTTTTTAAAGTTGGCTGATATAAAAAATATTATAGGTTTAAAATATACTGGATTTGACCTTTATACATTACAGAAGATTTTAACAGAGGCTAAAAGATGGATTGCATTTGCAGGACATGACGGGGTTTTTCTTCCTGCACTTACGATGGGTTTTGTGGGATGTATAGGTTCAACGCAGAACCTGTTGCCTGAACTATTTGTTGAGATATATAAGAGTTTTAAGGCAGGAGATATAAAGAGGGCGATGGAGCTACAGAGGAAGGTTGTGGTTGCAGTATTTTTGAAGAATAGATATGGGAACATTGCATACTGGAAGTCGGTTTTGAAATTCCGTGGTATAGATGCCGGTTATGCGAGGGGTCCGTTTAAGGAGAGATTGAATGATGTAGAAGAAAAATCATTCTATAAAGAGTGGAAAAAGGAATTTCCGGAGTATATAGTATAA